The DNA window TGACGTAGATCGACGTCGTCTTTAGCCGCCGTTGCAGTTTACGGATTTCGACGCGCATCGCGATGCGCAGCTTGGCGTCGAGATTCGACAAGGGTTCGTCGAACAGAAACACTTTCGGCTGCCGCACGATGGCGCGGCCCATCGCCACGCGCTGGCGCTGGCCGCCGGAGAGTTGCCGCGGCTTGCGATCGAGCATGGCGCCGAGTTCGAGAATGCGGGCGGCTTCCTGCACACGGGTATCGATCTCGGGTTTGGGGGTGCCGCGGTTACGCAGGCCGTAAGCCATGTTGTTGTAGACGCTCATATGCGGGTAGAGCGCGTAATTCTGGAACACCATCGCGATGTCACGATCGGCCGGCTCGATCTGGTTGACGATTCGCCCGCCGATGTCGATCTCGCCGCTGGTGATGGTCTCAAGCCCTGCGACCATGCGCAGCAGCGTGGACTTGCCGCAGCCGGAGGGCCCGACCAGCACGCAGAACTGGCCGTCGCCGACCTCGAAGTCGATGCCTTTGATGGCTTCGAAACCGCCGACATAGGTTTTTCGGACGTTGCGGAGGGAAACGCCGGCCATTGGGGCTACCTCCGGGAACGGCGAATAGCGAATGGCGGATAGCGAACAGGGAAGAGTGGGAATGTCTCAGCACATCGTCCATTCGCCATTCGCCACTCGCTATTCGCCATCTTCCCCATCACTTTTCCGTCTCGACCAGTCCGCGTACGAACAGGCGCTGCATGAACACCACCACCGCAACCGGCGGCACCATGGCGAGCACGGCCGTGGCCATCGCGAGCTGCCATTCCGCCAACTCGTCGGTCGTCGTCAGCATCTTCTTGATGCCGGTGACGATCGTCTGCATGGAATCCTGCGTGGTGATCAGGAGCGGCCACAGATATTGATTCCAGCCATAGATGAACTGGATCACGAACAGCGCCGCGATCGTCGTCATCGACAGCGGCAGCAGCGTATCCCAGAAGAACCTGAAGGGTCCGGCGCCGTCGATCCGTGAAGCTTCCAGCAGCTCGTCCGGCACCGTCATGAAGAACTGACGGAACAAGAGCGTGCCGGTCGCGGACGCGATCAAGGGCAGGATCAGCCCGGCATAGGTGTCCAGCATGTGCAGGTCGGACACGACCTTGTAAGTCGGATAGATGCGGACCTCGACCGGCAGCATCAGGGTGATGAAGATGATCCAGAATGCGGTCTTGCGGAATGGAAAGCGAAAATACACCACCGCGTAGGCCGACAGGATCGAAATGAAGATCTTGCCGACCGCAATCCCGGTGGCCGAGACGAACGAATTGAACAGCAGGCGGCCGACCGGCTCGCGGTTGAAGCGCGAGGCCCCGACAAAGACGGCACGGTAGTAGTTTTCCAGCGTATGCCCGCCCGGCAGAAGCGGCATATTGCCGCCGACCACGGTGGCCGCGTCGTGGGTCGAGGCAATGAACGCGAGATAGACCGGGAAGCCGACGATGAATACGCCGAACGTCAGGATGGCATAGGCGATGATGTCATTCCATGGGCGGTGCTCGACCATCAGTATTGCACCTTGCGTTCGACATAGCGGAACTGGATCGCGGTCAACGCGATCACGATGACCATCAGCACCACCGATTGCGCGGCCGAACTCCCGAGGTCGCCGCCGAGCCGTCCGTCCGCATAGACCTTGTAGACCATGGTCGTGGTCGCGCCGGCCGGACCGCCGCCCGTCACCGCATCGATGATGCCGAACGTATCGAAGAACACGTAGACGATGTTCACGACCAGCAAAAAGAACGTGGTCGGTGACAGCAGCGGAAACACGATGGTCCAGAACCGTCGCATCGGTCCCGCGCCGTCGATCGCCCCGGCTTCAATCACGCTTTTGGGGATCGATTGCAGCCCCGCCAGGAAGAACAGGAAGTTGTAGGAGACCTGCTTCCACACCGCGGCCATCACCACCAGGATCATGGCATGGGTGCCGTTCAGCAGCGGATTCCAGTCGAAGCCCAGCACGCGCAGCGGCCGCGCCAGCGTCCCGAGCGAGGGGTGGAACATGAAGAACCACAACACACCGGCCACGGCCGGCGCCACCGCATAGGGCCAGATCATGAACGTCTTGAAGGTGGCGGCCGCCTTCAGGTTCTTGTCGGCCTGGGTAGCGAACAACAGCGCAATGGCGAGCGACAGCGTCGCGACCAGCGACGAGAATATCAGCGTGGTCAGCATCGCCTTGTAATATTCGGGCTGCGCAAACAGCGCCTGGTAATTCTCCAGGCCGACAAATTCGGAAGATAGTCCGAATGCATCCTCGCGAAGAAAGGATTGCCAGACCGCCTGACTCGCCGGCCAGTAGAAGAAAACGAATGTGATGATGAGCTGCGGCACGAGCAGCAGATATGGAAGCAGCTTACTGTTGAAGAAGGCCGACTTTTCCATTCAGGGCGTCGTGGCGATCCGTGCGGGTGAAGAAAGCTCCCTCTTCGGAGCGAGAGGGAGCTTTCAGGATGACCTACTTCACGGTTTTTTCAAAGGTCCGCAACATGGCATTGCCACGCGCCACGGCGCTGTCGAGCGCTTCCTTGGCGGTTTTCTGGCCCGCCAGCGCGGCTTCCATTTCCTCCGCCCAGATGTCGCGCATCTGCACCATGTTGCCGAAGCGCAGGCCGCGCGAATTCTCGGTCGGCTCCTTGTTGGTGAGCTCCTTGAGCGGGGTCTCCAGGATCGGATTCTTCTCATAGAAGCCGTCCGCCTTGGTCTTTTCGTAGGCCGCCTTGGTGATTGGGAGGTAGCCGGATTCCTGATGCAGCTTGGCCTGGCGGTCGGTGTCCGAGAGGAAGGTGAAGAATTTTGCGACGCCCTTGTATTCCTCGGGCTTCTTGCCGCCCATCACCCACAGCGAAGCGCCGCCAATGATCGAATTCTGCGGTGCGCCCTGGACGTCGGGATAATAGGGCATCGGCGCCGAGGTGAAGTCGAATTTGGCGGTGCTCTTGGCGGTGGCGTAATAGCCCGACGACGTCAGGAAGATCGCGCATTCGCCGGAGGCGAAGCGGCTTTCGCTGGCATTGCCGCGGCCGGAATAATCGTAGGTCTTGTCTTTCTGCAGGTCGATCAGGTTCTGCAGATGCCGGATATGCAGTGGGGAGTTGAACGTCAGCACGGTGTCGAAGCCGTCGAGGCCGTTCGCCTTGGTGCCGATCGGCACGTTGTGCCACGCGGAAAATTGTTCGATGTTGGCCCATGTCGCCCAGGCGTTGGAGAAGCCGCAGGTGGTGTGCCCGGCGGCCTTCAGCTTCTTGGCGGCATCGAAGACTTCCGGCCACGTCTTCGGAATCTCGGCGACGCCGGCTTTCTTCAGCTCATCCTTGTTGATCCACATCACCATCGACGACGAGTTGAAGGGAAACGACAGCATGTCGCCCTTTGATGTCGAGTAGTAGCCGGTGATGGCCGGAAGATAGGCCTTGGGGTCGAACGGCTCGCCGGCCTCCTTCATCAACTGGTAGACCGGCTTGATGGCGCCCGTGGCGCTCATCATGGTCGCGGTGCCGACCTCGAACACTTGAATGATGTGCGGGGCGTTGCCGGCGCGGAATGCGGCGATGCCGGCATTCATGGTGTCCGGATAGCTGCCCTTGAAGGTCGGGATGACCTTGTAGTCCGACTGGCTGGCGTTGAAATCATCGGCGAGCTTGTTGACGATGTCGTTGTTGCCGCCGGTCATGGCGTGCCACCACTGAATCTCGATCACCGCGTGCGCGGGTGTCGCGGCGGCGAGCGCGAGTGTAAAGGCCGTGGCGATAGCCGCGCCGAATTTTCGAAGA is part of the Bradyrhizobium canariense genome and encodes:
- a CDS encoding sn-glycerol-3-phosphate import ATP-binding protein UgpC: MAGVSLRNVRKTYVGGFEAIKGIDFEVGDGQFCVLVGPSGCGKSTLLRMVAGLETITSGEIDIGGRIVNQIEPADRDIAMVFQNYALYPHMSVYNNMAYGLRNRGTPKPEIDTRVQEAARILELGAMLDRKPRQLSGGQRQRVAMGRAIVRQPKVFLFDEPLSNLDAKLRIAMRVEIRKLQRRLKTTSIYVTHDQLEAMTLADILVVMNGGQVEQIGNPLEIYQKPATTFVASFIGAPPMNLLPAGSDEIKTQFAGALGEAGILGIRPEDFAISSDPIADGIALDLTVEAIERVGAETFIYGTRQREAQGVAANPGELPPGEVIVRVPGAVAPAIGERIRAITPREKLHLFSADGRKRIEL
- the ugpE gene encoding sn-glycerol-3-phosphate ABC transporter permease UgpE; protein product: MVEHRPWNDIIAYAILTFGVFIVGFPVYLAFIASTHDAATVVGGNMPLLPGGHTLENYYRAVFVGASRFNREPVGRLLFNSFVSATGIAVGKIFISILSAYAVVYFRFPFRKTAFWIIFITLMLPVEVRIYPTYKVVSDLHMLDTYAGLILPLIASATGTLLFRQFFMTVPDELLEASRIDGAGPFRFFWDTLLPLSMTTIAALFVIQFIYGWNQYLWPLLITTQDSMQTIVTGIKKMLTTTDELAEWQLAMATAVLAMVPPVAVVVFMQRLFVRGLVETEK
- the ugpA gene encoding sn-glycerol-3-phosphate ABC transporter permease UgpA → MEKSAFFNSKLLPYLLLVPQLIITFVFFYWPASQAVWQSFLREDAFGLSSEFVGLENYQALFAQPEYYKAMLTTLIFSSLVATLSLAIALLFATQADKNLKAAATFKTFMIWPYAVAPAVAGVLWFFMFHPSLGTLARPLRVLGFDWNPLLNGTHAMILVVMAAVWKQVSYNFLFFLAGLQSIPKSVIEAGAIDGAGPMRRFWTIVFPLLSPTTFFLLVVNIVYVFFDTFGIIDAVTGGGPAGATTTMVYKVYADGRLGGDLGSSAAQSVVLMVIVIALTAIQFRYVERKVQY
- the ugpB gene encoding sn-glycerol-3-phosphate ABC transporter substrate-binding protein UgpB, translating into MALRKFGAAIATAFTLALAAATPAHAVIEIQWWHAMTGGNNDIVNKLADDFNASQSDYKVIPTFKGSYPDTMNAGIAAFRAGNAPHIIQVFEVGTATMMSATGAIKPVYQLMKEAGEPFDPKAYLPAITGYYSTSKGDMLSFPFNSSSMVMWINKDELKKAGVAEIPKTWPEVFDAAKKLKAAGHTTCGFSNAWATWANIEQFSAWHNVPIGTKANGLDGFDTVLTFNSPLHIRHLQNLIDLQKDKTYDYSGRGNASESRFASGECAIFLTSSGYYATAKSTAKFDFTSAPMPYYPDVQGAPQNSIIGGASLWVMGGKKPEEYKGVAKFFTFLSDTDRQAKLHQESGYLPITKAAYEKTKADGFYEKNPILETPLKELTNKEPTENSRGLRFGNMVQMRDIWAEEMEAALAGQKTAKEALDSAVARGNAMLRTFEKTVK